The Accipiter gentilis chromosome 8, bAccGen1.1, whole genome shotgun sequence genomic sequence CCATTACTGAGGTCTATGTCACCTGTAAAGGTTTTAATGTTTCAGAATCCTTACAATCCATCATAtcacattgtttttctttcttttcgtCCTAATCCAATAGACCACAACTGTTTTTGTGCAGAGCTCAGGACTGCAGCTGGGGGTCCTGTTTCGGCATGGTCTAGTGCATGCTGCTGTTGGATATACCACAGCTTAGGTCCCTGATAGCATCACCGCAGCAACTCCTCTTGCTGCTTGGTTATCTAAAGTCGCTGTGTGTGAACAATACTTAATATAGCTAAAAATCAGAGCATTGGTTTTATTCCCTGATAGCAGGGAGCTAGGAAAGTTGGTGTTCACAGATGTGTGAGctttttggttggggggggggggggggggggggggaagggggacatGGACAGACAAGAAGCAAACCTGTCCCAAACATTCCCTCATCATTTGAGGGCTGTTCTGCTACTTTACCTCCCagtattgttttttcttctttttcctgcctgatttaatttatttaactCTCTTGTAGTTCTGAATTGGTTGACAGAAAAATAGAGGAgtttctttcctgctttgaaGAGAAAATCAAGCATTTAACTGAAGATGCTTTTAACACCCAGGTAAAAACATGATCTTGAAAAGTTCTGCCTTGAACTGCTAAATGACACCTAAACCAGAGGATTTGGTTATGCCTATCTGGCATATCTTGGAGTTTTTTTCTGGGCAAAGGACTCACTTGTGAATCCTGCCTCTTACTCCCTTCTGCAAATGTCTCTAAACATTTGCTCTCTGGCCATTTACAGTTAAGTTTGAAAGCAAGGACCTACCTTGTTAATGTGAGTTTTCTTTGAACTTCAGTGAATGTGATGGTAAATTAAGGTAGCATTAAACCCTTTGAAACTgattgttttgtctttttcaaatGTAGGTTACAGCTTTGATAAAACTTAAAGAATGTGAAGATTCCCATCTTGGAGAAGAAGTAGACAGGAACTGGAATGAAGTTGTGACACAGCAGTATCTCTTTGACAGGCTTGCCCGTGAGGTTGGTGGTCCCTCATTGTTAAGTGATGACAAATGGATGACTTGCATCTCACTTTTTGCAGCAGTTTTAAATGCAAAGCATAAATAGGGGGAGTTATGCTACTGGTAACATTATTTCTAAAACtacatgctattttaaaaagGTTCTTTTACTAATGGGATAATAGTTTGTAGAGATACAGTTTTTATGTTTAAAAGCACTTGAATCACCACTGTGCTACTTAACGTCATTCCTGTGGGTTTCAGATTGAAGCTCTGAAGTCTGTTACAAAATCAGACCTGGTCACCTGGTTCCAAGCTCACAGAAGCAACAAGAAGAAAGTGCTCAGCGTACATGTGAGTGTCTGCCAGCTCCATCTTGCCAACTTTGGTAACCTCAGAGAGCCCAGTGAGCATGTGGTAGAAGAGCTCTGTAATCTAACTTTTAATGTGGTAGTTATCCACATTAGTCTTCCTACTTTCTACACTTCTAATTATTGCTGTCATTTGAATTGCATTTAAGTATCCATATTTAATTGTCAGGGCAGATGAACTTTAAATGAGATCCAAATTACAGGAGGTTAGagccaaatttctttttttggtaacttTTTTCCAGGTGGTTGGATATGGAAAACATGAAGGGGACTCGGAGGTTACAGCTGTCTCAGAAGTACAGAATTCTTCATCTGGTGAAATACCTCATCTTATTTTCTTGCCCCCATCTTCTCTGATGACTAACGTTACTTCCATCAAGGACATCAAAGCTTACACATCAACTCTGAATGTTCTCCCTTaccataaaatattaaaataaaaatgacatctTGCCCTGCAGTGATGTGTAATACAGGTGCTTTCGGCAATGTAAACATTacaaacttatttttattaaaacaaggcTGTAGTGTTTAGCTGGGATGAAGATGTCTGTTCAGATACTGAGGAAGCTTTCCTCAAGTAAGTTTCCAGCCACCCTTTCTCATTAATCATCTCCCACGTTCATTAagaacaggcacagccctgaCTCCTAGCTGGAGCGAAGGGAGAGTTCTCCCCACCACCAGAAGGATGCCCCATTCTCCTCTCTGGCTGACTGAAGGGGGGAGTTGCGCCTTTTTGTTCAGACTGTCCTGTGCATCATTCCCGCAGTGCTGTAGCAGTTGCTTAATACCAGTCACAGCTCCTCAGAGAAAGGATTCTGCAGTTCTGGAGGAGTTACGGAgtgggtgggaggggaaaaaaaaaaagcctaaggcTTCAATCTCACACtgctttttcttagtttttctgtATGTGCAACATAGACAAAATTGAGATGAAATCAAATAAAAGCTAGATTgaactgtggaaagaaaaatagtttgatTGCTACATATAGCTACTTACTTGACTATTCTTTCGTGAACTTCaagcaaaagcacagaaatggAAAGGTTCCTAAAGTGTTGGCAAGCATCTCTACTGAAGCAAGGCTGGATGCAGATTCCAGAAAAATTCTACTGTGGGTCCTGCAAATTCTGCTCCTTTTGCTAGTTCAACTACTTCAAGAAGTAGGTTTAGCTGCAAGGAttccagtgaggaaaaaaaaaaaaataatacaaatacatTTCACATGAAACAATTGATTGTCACTCAGCTGAAAAAACAGTCTTGCTGCAAAGGTttattatgaaataaataaaaagtccaTAAGAGAAGTTTGAAAAATCTATTTTATGAAGCTTTAAGATGCATTGAGTAGAATTATCTGTGGTTACATTTTAATCTCAAAATAACAAAGTTATTTTGGGCAAGACACTGAAATGCCAAAAGGTTTGATTATCATACAGGTGGAAGATAACAATTACGTAGCATTTTCTAACAAATTGTCCCATCAATGGAATCCTCGTATTTACACATTGCAAACGTTAACTAGATTTAAATGACGTCTTGcattttgtttcttggtttttaaaTATGTAGGACCCAGGAATATTATGCAACTGATACCAATGCCATGGCCTTCACAGTGGTTATACAGTGTATATGCTTCACGGCCCAGATTCTCCATGCTTTAGAAGCATCAGTAACAAGGCTCCAACAGCCTGCCTTTGAAGCCTGAATACACTACCAGTATAGCAGAGTCCAATATAAGTTACTGCACAGCCAAGACGTTTCTTGCTTCATTTAATTGCTTATCTGCATCAGTAAGTCCAGTATCCCTGAGATAGGAACCACTGTAGTTGGAGGGGTCAGGTTCTCCAAACGGTACGTACGTTATAACTGATGACTGTCTTGGTATCAGATGTAAACTTTGCTAAGCCAAGGCTtgaatgttttctggttttacaaCCCACTTAATGTTTACTGGCAGCAAGTCGTTTCAATAGTGGCTCGTCATAAACCCAGCATTCTCCATCTTCATGGAATAACTAGAAGAAAGGGAATAATCCAATGTAAGCTTTTTATGAttcattttgaaagaaacaaatgcTACAGGTTAGAGGGCATTTACACTGTTCGAATAAAGCTCACCCTTGTTTCCCATGAGGTCTCATTCTCCTTTCTGGCTCTGGCTTCAGCTCTTTGTCTTTCTTCAAGCGCATGCTTTGCAGCTGTGGCTGCATCGATATCTCTAATTTTTAAGTTGTAGGTTACATCTTTCCAtaagcttaaaaaagaaattggaatgGAGACTGCTTTATAGAAGCAAAGTGCTATAAGGTTGTAGAAACGTACTACTGGCTATTAGTCATCAGTATTTGTTTGAATTAAGGTAGGTCTCACTTTATCAAAAGGGTGGAAAAAACCAATATACATTAAACCACAACTGCACTGTCTATTTCTAGGAGTGAGGAGGCTGTAGTGAAGCTCTCTGGACTTTGCTGGAGCATTTGGTCCCGATGAGGATGAAACCGAGAACTACAGGTCTCCTCTTCCCCTTTTAAAGCCCCAAACCTGCTCGTACCTTGGCTCTGTCCTGCAGCAAAGGCTAATGAAGAACAGTTTGTCCATGCAATGAATGGATTAAGTGTACCAATAGTCAGACTGTGTACTGCCAACTTGagtctaactaaaaaaaaaaaagtcttaatttgcCCATTTAACTAAAGTTCTTACCAGCGAGACTCAAAGTCGTCTTGGTCCTCCAATTTCCTTACCTTCTTCTTAATTGTAGGCATTTTCTTGGTATCTATAAAGACAGCATTCTCCTAGAgagtgagatttaaaaaaaaaaaaaaaaatcagctctttaTCTAGACTTAAAATTTATATACCTTCACACTCTTTAATACACTGGTTGTCAGGAAATacataaaaaaccccatcattctTTAGATTCTGTTCTTGCTATAAAAATCAAGTTAGCTTAAGAATAAATTAACAAAGTAAATTCAGGACATTTATCCCAAATTCAGCATTCTTGTGATCTTTGAGCAGCTTCATAGGAGTTCCCAACTattaacatttgtttaaaaaaaaacccacaaaaactaaacaaaaaccaacccaattTAAGCACAATCTTCCACTTCTgatgaaaaggggggggggggaaaaaaagctccttTACCCCTGTTGTGTATTTTGCATACATGACACCATTCCATTCTCCTTCAATTGAGCAGAACGGTTTCTTGTCATTAGGAGAACTAAATAGAAAGAAACAGTCATTTCTCAGTTGTATTACAGTAACTGAAAGACCCTAAAGGATCAAAACTTTATTCTAGTTGCTGCACAGTGTTTTATATCAGCCCTTAAAATGGCCATCACCAATACAGAAGAGATGAGGGTTCTGTTTACAAGTGAGAAGTTTTGCAATAGTTGGATGAACCTTAAAAGGAAGTGCTGTTCCAGGGTAAGGAAGACAGGTCTTGCCCTAGGGCTGTATCTCCATTTAGAGTTCAGGAAACCAGTTAGTTAAAGGGCTTTTGAAACAGATTTAGAGTGGTAAGTTCAAGCTTAAAAAGGTTTCACAAACTCAGCTTCTTCCCCAGACTACTGGGAAACACAAACGCTAGTTCACAAATGACACCTACCAACGTGTGTCAAGAAGTGATTTAAAACCAAGTTATAAACCTCATTTTGTCAGCATCCGCTTACTGACATTACAGCAGATCTCCAAATAAGATGAGAATCTCCACTGAATTCTCTGCTCTGGGCATGTGCACAGGGTCTAACCAAAATCAGCCAAACCACAGGTATAAATAAAGTCTGCAGCAGAACTTCCACTGACACACTATGAATAGCAGTGTTACAATGcttgcttctgtatttttaattttaggaaaGGTAATGAAGACGACAATTTGGGTAATTCAGGAGTGAAAATTTAAGTTCCTTTTGGTAATCAGCTGAGAATGTTTTAGAGCAGAACAAGGTAGGATGCAGGCCTACGCAGGTTTCCTCTCAcaaatcttggctataaaatgGCATCCTATGACAGGTAATCATGAGCTAAGTTTTGGGTGCAGCTGTTTCAGTATTTTACACTCCTGACTGTCTCGAAAGAACAGTCAGCATTTAagtaaagaaaaagtgaaattaacTGAAGAAACGTGCTTACAAAATTTCAGCTGTAATTCTGTGCTTCTTTCCTCCATAAAATGGTTTTGTGTGGAAGACGATGGAAGCATTATAACCTGTCTTTGAGCAATTAATACTGCATTCTCCTCCAAGTTCTATCCATGGCACAGTGAGAATAGACCTGCaattataaatatatgtataaatttaTAACCTTTTAACTGATAAATATTAAGCATGAAATATTATaaggcattaaaaatgaaaataccaaacaaaacatTTACTTGCCTTCCATAACCATTAGGAAAGGTCAAAATATAGTGTTCATCATAATCTAGGCATGTGACACACcctatcaaagaaaaataaaaacagatttaaaaaacctCCAGCAAAACCTCTACAAAACTTTTCATAATGATCTCTTGAAATAATTCACTAAAAACAGGTAccataaaaaaggaaaggtgaaGAGCTTTATTTAGGTGCTGAGAATGCCTAGCTTCTAGAGAAGGCAGGGAGAATTGTGTTTACATGAAAAACTGGGCCCTAAATTATTTCAGCACagaaagtgtgcagaaagaatcACCAGTTCCTAGATAAATAAGCTCAAATTACATAAAATCAAATATTCCTTATGTTTAATAGGATgactttaaataatttctgaaaaaaccCTAATTGCAGAACATAAATTTCTCTTCTATTGTTAACTTTACAGACACATACCTTGCCCTATGTTATGAACGCCAATAGACATTCCTAAGAATTTTGACTTGGTCCATATGTGAGCATTGAACTGTATCCTCTTGCTAAAACACTCTGCGTAAAAtgctgaaactgaagaaaaaggtattaaaaacaGCAGCACAAGACATTAATACTACTATTGCCAAATTCATTCATCTGGAAATATCTCAAAGAAGTGCCTCATACTTATGTGGCAACAGAGTTCGCAATTTGTTTCTCACAAAAAGAGTTTATAGAGAAAACCTTCAACTTTTAAATTTGGAGCGAAAATGTAAATCCAAGATTTAAATCAAGAGCTGACTTTACTGTCGCTCCTATCCAGATGCCACCTCTATTAGCAAAGTTATTGCCAACTTACTTGGAGGATGATGAGAGACCTGCTCTGCCACAAATGTTACGCTGCTTTTACTGACCCAAGGGACTGGTCCTTCTGAAACCGGCTCCTGCATGATAGTAGAGAGGATTTTCATCACTGACACTGTTTACAAAACACTGGATGCTTCCAAGAAAAGTTGCTTCCATGTTTAACGGCTTCTAAAAATGTATTCCAGTGATTTTAACGTATTTGTCAGTTTGCTAATTTGATAGGGAGTAAGTCCTTACTCCTGAAATTATGATGCTTTCTGAAGAACATGCAGCTTCTGGTCTCTTGtttttaagtatatatatatatatatatatatatatatatatttggggAGATGCCCCCAAATACAACAGTTAAAGTGACAGTCATGTATAAACCCAGTTACAAAGTAATATTTAAATCCATTTAATTTCTTATCAACTAATAAGAAACAGATGGcagaaatagttttcatttttgcttgtGATAAACTCTGATATGCATATTAATAATGATCAGATTATATGTATCACAAAACCATAAACCAACATTCATTTCCTGTGGCATATCATGAAAAGTGTAATTCATCATGAGAGGCAATGGAAGCACAAATACAATATTGTCTTTATGCCAGCAAACAGGAGTCCAAACATTCAcctcagaaaaaagagaaagatttgagCAAACTAACtggggggatggggagaggagaagCAAATTAAATGGGAAAAATACATGATTTATATCTAAACAATCACATGTTTAGATACACTACACTGAAGCTACGTGTAGTATCTCACAACAGCACCTCCCACATCATCTGCAACTTCCCAGGGTGAGAAGCTTAAATgaggtgtgttaaaaaaaaaccaaacacacccacaaaaaaacccccaacaccaccccccccaggctGCACTGCAAGTGCTAGAGCTTCTCTCTAGAATCAGTGGGGCACTGTGTTGACTATGGTTCACATGCATAAGTCTGATTAATCCTTGAGTCTCACTGAAACTTGGGCAAATAAGATAAAAGCTTATACACTGGTAAATGAGTTCAGATTATAAGAGTGGCACTACTGTTACTCAGTCCTTCATGTCATCAGACATACTCCAATAAAGCACAAAAGGGAGAGTAGTGGCCAGAGACAGATGTACAACTAAAATATTATCCAAGCTTTGAATACAAACTTCAGaagtctacaaaaaaaaaaatttaaatagagAATTAAATGTACTGGAGAAACTGCACTGCTTTCTAGGTTGTAAGTGAGGAAAAGAAACCCCACTGTTAGAAAACAAGGGTTTAgagaaatgataataaaaaaaaatcagaactttgGAAAGAAAGGAATTCATACTCAGTGCTATGAAACAGTTCAGGAAAAAAGAGAACGTTTTCAATATGTCAAATAGTTCTTAAAAAACTAATAGCTCAAATTTTGTTATGCAAGCTACTTTAAACTTCTGTCCAaagaaaagcggggggggggggggggaagatcaGTTAAGAAATTGCCATAGTTTGTTGATTTTGCTGCTTAAACATAGCATAAGCCATTCCAATCAGTAAACTAATAAAGCCTTGGGAATTACTCGCATGCATTCTAGGCGCCAAAAAACATACCACAAGAAACTAACCATATCATCTTCACCTTCAGTGCCTGGTAATACCCAATGACATCGGAAGATTTCGCCCAAAATGGGATTGTAAGGCTTTTTAGCAACTGACCCTTTTCTTCCTGCATGAAAAGCTGAGAGGTACCATTTAACTACTTGAACCATCCGTTCCTTTGGATCCTTCTGGTCACTGATGCTACATGGgccaaaagagagaaaagaaggacaGGCCATATTAAATACAAGCAGGTACCTCAAATACAGGAAAGCTCTTTGGATGTTTGGTTGTTTTACAACCAGAATTTTGACTACTTTGAGTATTTTTCAAGTTTAGATCAAAACCCAAGCAATATTCTTCAAAACTACTAAGTTACTTCTAGCAGCCCACAAGGGCCATAAGCAGTATCAGAATCAGTTAATGGTCTACTTTGAAAATCAAATACCTGACAAATAAGTCTGGATGTGCAAAAAAGTCAGCATACATTTCCAACAGTGATCTTCTTTCCAGGATAAAAGTTGGAAGAACCACCTGGGTGAAGAAAAACAACTCTTATAGATCAAGATACTTTAACATCCTGCACAAAAGCATTCTATGTACTAACTGTAAATAGCATACAAAGCACCCAAGGCTTCGTGTGCCTGTAAGCTGATTGTGTTCTCAGACTCACCAATGAGTTCTGACATATACAGGTCAGTTGGCATCTTCTATAAAACCAAAGATTTAAGAGGAACTGTCTCATCTTATGTATATTCTAGTCCCACTTACAGCATATCCAACTACATGGCTGAGCTTATCAAAAGCTGTTCTTAATTACAGTAACACTGATTAATTTCATCTATATGTACACTATCGATTTTCAGTTATAGTCAAAATCTCATTCCACGTAGTCACATTCTCTTATATGCCTCTTTACCAATATGAAGGTTAATCTCTTCGCTACTACTTTTCTTCCCCAACAGCATTTGCAGGTTCCATTCTTGTGGATCTGCTGTCTGCGTCAGTGTGATATAGACCACTGTTGAAAGCAGTGTTGATTGCTGTTGTTGACTTTAAAGTGATGCAGACAAGACGCAGGCTTGTGATGTTTCTTGGCAGCTTAACTTGAGATCAGTAATCTTCAACCATTCCAGGAGTTTCCAACACACACATTTTGGATCAATTCCTATGCAGAACTGCCAGTAACCTTCTATAGTTTGCTTGCAAGCTGCTGGTTATTTCTCCAGAaaagttttatctttttattgtCTGTTGTGAGTTCCAGACTGGACAGTTAAAGTCATCCACTTAAGGAAACTAATGATAGAACTGATCTCTCCTACTCTCTTTCAATCTGGAATTACTTGTTTAAATTTAACCAAGCTGCCTAGAAGGATCAACACCTTCAGAACGCTGTTCATTCAACCTTAAGACAGACAACAACATGAATCACATTCACGAAAAATCCAACTCTTTACTTGTCAGACCtacatgcagcattttaaaatacacaagcAACTTACTCAACAAGATCCCAGTTAAAGCATTTCACTATATGCTTAATTcccccttttattttatttatgtcttATTGAATGTCTCCATACACTGGGATCTTGTAGATCTTTGTTCTAGGAAGCTAAAGACAGGAGAAACGTTACTACTGCACACAGCATTCCTCTTATCCCAGCTTTACAGGCACTCCAAGGATCAGGTTCAAAGAGAACAAACAGCTACTTTCCATAGCAAACTATTTTCCGAAACAGATTTTAGCAGTGGGATATATTcattctgcatttgtttttcccctcccagTAACAATTAAAAACAACACCATGCCAAAGAGATTATAGCTTAACTAGCTCTTAGAACAAAAATATAGTTAAATTACTACTTTATCATTGAACTGATTTACACAGAATTCAGGGCTtactctccctcccttccccatgaACAAATCAGCAAGTTTACCTTTGTTAGATCCATTCCTAATCTAAC encodes the following:
- the OSBPL9 gene encoding oxysterol-binding protein-related protein 9 isoform X3, with amino-acid sequence MAGGVDSGFVPSVHDFDKKLTEADAYLQILIDQLKLFDEKLQNCKDDEQRKKIENLKETTSSMVESIKHCIVLLQIAKDQNNEEKHADGLISTINPVDAVYQPSPLEQSVISTMPSQAVIPPEPAQLCKSEQRPSSLPVGPVVASLGNQTPTPNSTGSGQSAPSSSLTSPSHVNLSPNTVPDFSYSSSEDEFYDADEFYQSSSSPKRCMDSSGSAAVLTRSSTGSSLKRPDTTESLNSSMSNGTNDADLFDPPDDRDDDGEGESVEEHKSVIMHLLSQVRLGMDLTKVVLPTFILERRSLLEMYADFFAHPDLFVSISDQKDPKERMVQVVKWYLSAFHAGRKGSVAKKPYNPILGEIFRCHWVLPGTEGEDDMEPVSEGPVPWVSKSSVTFVAEQVSHHPPISAFYAECFSKRIQFNAHIWTKSKFLGMSIGVHNIGQGCVTCLDYDEHYILTFPNGYGRSILTVPWIELGGECSINCSKTGYNASIVFHTKPFYGGKKHRITAEIFSPNDKKPFCSIEGEWNGVMYAKYTTGENAVFIDTKKMPTIKKKVRKLEDQDDFESRCLWKDVTYNLKIRDIDAATAAKHALEERQRAEARARKENETSWETRLFHEDGECWVYDEPLLKRLAASKH